The Niastella koreensis GR20-10 genome includes a window with the following:
- a CDS encoding CIS tube protein, with protein sequence MPTGEFEKLRIISYTDPDFSDEHKGEEYVALINPESYTLETKVEFSNNQGSGTSGNQPRFTLKPPEELAFEFLFDNTGIIDGNPKDDIADDLQNFKDFLMKYEGEIHQPKFFKLVWGTALMKGICTTLNINYKLFNPDGKPIRAICKVTIRELKPEELRVIEENNQSPDLTHYRIVKKGETLPLLCYRIYGDSKYYIQVAKANKLSDFRQIKPGQQVFFPPISKS encoded by the coding sequence ATGCCTACAGGTGAGTTTGAAAAGCTACGCATCATTTCCTATACCGATCCGGATTTTTCCGATGAACACAAGGGCGAAGAATATGTGGCGCTGATAAATCCGGAAAGTTATACGCTGGAAACGAAAGTGGAGTTCAGCAATAACCAGGGTTCGGGTACCAGTGGTAACCAACCCCGGTTCACCCTGAAACCACCTGAAGAGCTGGCCTTTGAGTTTTTGTTCGACAATACCGGCATCATCGATGGAAACCCCAAAGATGATATTGCCGATGACCTGCAAAACTTCAAAGACTTCCTGATGAAGTACGAGGGGGAGATCCATCAACCCAAGTTCTTCAAGCTGGTGTGGGGTACTGCTTTAATGAAGGGCATCTGCACCACATTAAACATCAATTACAAGCTGTTTAATCCCGATGGTAAACCGATCAGGGCAATCTGTAAGGTCACCATCAGGGAACTGAAACCTGAAGAGCTGCGGGTAATAGAAGAGAACAACCAGAGCCCCGATCTTACGCATTACCGCATCGTGAAGAAAGGAGAAACATTACCGTTGTTGTGTTACCGGATTTATGGCGACTCTAAATATTATATCCAGGTAGCGAAAGCGAATAAGTTGAGCGATTTCAGACAAATTAAACCTGGGCAACAAGTGTTTTTTCCGCCTATTTCTAAAAGCTGA
- a CDS encoding phage tail protein, with the protein MENYPLPKFHFQVAWGEDRIGFTEVTGLDVQLEVIEYREGSSVNFSKVKMPGLAKFSNITLKRGTLAADSNFYKWIRSLDPFTHASQRREIVISLLNESHTPIMTWSAKNAFPVKYQASDLKADGNEVAIETLEIAHEGLKIVE; encoded by the coding sequence ATGGAAAATTATCCGCTGCCAAAATTTCATTTTCAGGTTGCATGGGGTGAAGACCGGATAGGCTTTACCGAAGTAACCGGCCTCGATGTTCAGTTAGAAGTAATTGAATACCGGGAAGGATCAAGTGTTAACTTCTCAAAGGTGAAAATGCCGGGGTTAGCCAAGTTCAGCAATATTACCCTTAAACGCGGTACGCTGGCTGCCGACTCCAATTTCTATAAATGGATCCGCTCGCTCGACCCATTTACGCATGCCAGCCAGCGGCGTGAGATCGTTATAAGCTTGCTGAACGAAAGCCATACGCCCATTATGACCTGGTCGGCAAAAAATGCTTTCCCGGTTAAGTACCAGGCTTCCGATCTGAAAGCCGATGGGAATGAAGTAGCGATAGAAACACTGGAGATTGCTCACGAGGGATTGAAAATTGTTGAATAA
- the vgrG gene encoding type VI secretion system tip protein VgrG: MPNERTIPSDKAKTVVTTTLLSDGTEVTKKYQVLSITVNKEVNRIPVATLIILDGEPAKESFEISSKPEFEPGKELEIKCGYRNDEETIFKGIVIKHSIKVRKQNSVLVVECKDEAVKMTVGCKSKYFTDTKDSDVIEELINGYGLQKDVATTSVQHKQLVQYNVTDWDYILCRCDVNGLLCIPDDGTIKIGKPEFSGASSLTIQYGATVHDLDAEIDARLQYKSVKGSMWDYTNQELLSDVEATDPGVPDAGNLTPDALADVLGEAEFRLIHSGKIEEPELQALVDAKMMKHRLAKIRGRVRIDGTAAVKPGQLIELKGVGERFEGKLFVTGIRQEIEKGDWQTVIQFGVNPEWFAQTYEVQQPPAAAMLPAISGLQIGVVTQLQDDPDGEDRIKVRLPVIHDQDEGIWCRVSSLDAGDKRGMFFRPEVNDEVIVGFINNDPRHAIVLGMLNSSAKPAPLQASDDNNEKGYVSRSEMKMIFNDDKKSLQIETPAGNKLLISEDEKKIHLEDQNGNKFTMSEDGITIESVKDINLKAKGDIKAEASANVNIKGSAQTKVEGSGGAELSSGGSTTVKGATVMIN, translated from the coding sequence ATGCCGAACGAAAGGACCATACCATCTGACAAGGCCAAAACGGTAGTAACAACAACGCTGCTGTCGGATGGCACTGAAGTAACCAAAAAATACCAGGTTCTTTCAATAACCGTGAACAAGGAAGTGAACCGCATTCCGGTTGCGACCTTGATTATCCTGGATGGAGAACCGGCTAAAGAATCGTTTGAAATAAGCAGTAAGCCGGAATTTGAACCAGGTAAGGAACTGGAAATAAAATGCGGTTACCGCAATGATGAGGAAACCATCTTCAAAGGCATTGTAATAAAACACAGTATTAAAGTTCGTAAACAAAACAGCGTGCTGGTGGTGGAGTGTAAAGACGAAGCGGTGAAAATGACGGTAGGCTGCAAAAGCAAATACTTTACCGATACTAAAGACAGCGACGTAATTGAGGAGTTGATAAACGGGTATGGGTTACAAAAGGATGTAGCCACCACAAGCGTACAGCATAAACAACTGGTGCAGTACAATGTTACCGATTGGGATTATATACTGTGCCGCTGCGATGTAAATGGGTTGTTATGTATACCTGATGATGGAACAATCAAAATTGGTAAGCCCGAGTTTTCAGGCGCGAGCAGTTTAACTATTCAATATGGCGCCACGGTGCACGACCTGGATGCAGAAATAGATGCCCGCCTGCAATACAAATCGGTAAAAGGCTCCATGTGGGATTATACCAACCAGGAATTGTTAAGCGATGTGGAAGCAACCGATCCGGGTGTGCCTGATGCTGGTAATTTAACACCAGATGCACTGGCAGATGTGTTAGGCGAAGCAGAGTTCCGGTTAATTCATAGTGGTAAAATAGAAGAGCCGGAATTACAGGCGTTGGTAGATGCCAAAATGATGAAACACCGGCTGGCTAAGATCCGCGGCCGGGTGCGGATAGATGGTACTGCCGCGGTAAAACCTGGCCAGTTGATAGAATTGAAAGGGGTGGGCGAGCGGTTTGAAGGAAAATTATTTGTTACCGGTATTCGCCAGGAAATTGAAAAAGGCGACTGGCAAACCGTGATCCAGTTTGGGGTTAATCCCGAATGGTTTGCCCAAACATACGAAGTACAGCAACCACCGGCGGCGGCGATGTTGCCCGCCATAAGCGGATTACAAATAGGCGTAGTGACCCAACTACAGGATGATCCCGATGGAGAAGACCGGATTAAAGTACGCCTGCCAGTTATACATGATCAGGATGAAGGCATCTGGTGCCGGGTGAGTTCGCTCGATGCGGGCGATAAACGAGGCATGTTCTTTCGCCCGGAGGTAAACGATGAAGTGATAGTTGGGTTTATTAATAACGATCCACGCCATGCCATTGTATTGGGGATGTTGAACAGCAGCGCCAAACCTGCACCCCTGCAGGCATCGGATGATAATAATGAAAAAGGTTATGTAAGCCGCAGTGAAATGAAGATGATCTTTAATGATGATAAAAAAAGCCTTCAGATAGAAACACCTGCCGGCAATAAACTGCTGATAAGTGAAGATGAAAAAAAGATCCACCTGGAAGATCAGAATGGCAACAAGTTTACGATGAGCGAAGATGGGATCACCATTGAGAGTGTGAAAGACATTAACCTGAAAGCGAAAGGGGATATTAAGGCCGAAGCATCCGCAAATGTAAATATAAAAGGCAGCGCTCAAACAAAGGTAGAAGGAAGTGGGGGAGCCGAGCTGTCATCCGGTGGCAGTACAACGGTGAAGGGCGCTACCGTAATGATCAATTAA
- a CDS encoding phage tail sheath family protein translates to MATVYKTPGVFVEEIPKLPPSVAQVETAIPAFIGITEFAKDPALGELKGKPLRIGSLVEYELYFGGGPSPVVGEVNIDSNNNFVSATVTSKFYMYDSVRLFYANGGGDCYIVSVDYYPTAASATNLTTGGIDKLEKEDDPTILLFPDAVTLGEDDLATVQQAALTQCNNMQDRVAVFDLRQADPKGASFRNKIGINYLKYGAAYTPWLKVNLPKSVKYPDVKGVIKRAGVSVPSLSALTSDTAMLDLISKVDQVYADSTFVTNQTNALTPDAGDLLGQWDKLAADFSTTNSDGNLKALFDLTYNMAGKVNAYAYGTAPNTLSFADFKTVVTGSVASTFDPILAQIVTLNKEVDADLTSGYAATDITTLVTIAHWGATNTANGAAVPTPGQINKTTDDDRRTVAVNLLKPLFLQLNLAYQSTVMSSASAYTKTLEDSLVLSFPIYKTIVTGTANSMSSMPPSGAVVGVYAATDRTRGVWKAPANVSLANVIGPDTAFTASELDALNVDAVSGKSINAIRAFTGKGTLIFGARTLAGNDNEWRYISVRRFFNMVEESTKKATEPFVFEPNDANTWVRVQGMIENFLTTLWRQGALQGAKPEHAFYVAVGLGKTMTALDILEGRMIIEIGMAVVRPAEFIILRFSHKMAES, encoded by the coding sequence ATGGCAACCGTTTACAAAACACCCGGTGTGTTTGTGGAAGAAATCCCCAAGTTACCGCCATCCGTAGCGCAGGTTGAAACAGCTATCCCGGCATTTATTGGTATCACAGAATTTGCCAAAGATCCTGCCCTGGGCGAGCTGAAAGGTAAACCATTGCGTATTGGATCACTGGTGGAGTATGAACTGTATTTTGGGGGCGGGCCATCGCCGGTTGTTGGAGAAGTAAATATTGACAGCAACAATAATTTTGTTTCTGCAACGGTTACCAGCAAATTTTATATGTATGACAGCGTTCGGTTGTTTTATGCCAATGGGGGTGGAGATTGCTATATTGTATCGGTTGACTATTACCCCACAGCGGCTTCTGCAACCAACCTTACTACCGGTGGTATTGACAAACTGGAGAAAGAAGATGACCCTACTATATTATTATTCCCCGATGCCGTAACCTTAGGTGAAGATGATCTGGCCACTGTTCAGCAGGCAGCGCTTACGCAATGTAACAATATGCAGGACCGCGTAGCGGTATTTGACCTGCGGCAGGCAGATCCCAAGGGAGCAAGCTTCCGGAATAAAATTGGCATTAATTATCTTAAATATGGTGCCGCCTATACGCCCTGGTTAAAAGTGAATCTGCCAAAATCTGTGAAGTACCCGGATGTAAAAGGGGTAATCAAACGGGCGGGCGTATCGGTACCTTCCTTATCAGCGCTTACTTCTGATACCGCAATGCTGGACCTGATTAGTAAGGTTGACCAGGTGTATGCCGACAGCACATTTGTTACCAATCAAACGAATGCATTAACCCCGGATGCCGGTGACCTGTTGGGGCAGTGGGATAAACTGGCCGCTGATTTCAGCACTACCAACAGTGATGGCAACCTGAAGGCATTGTTTGATTTAACGTATAATATGGCGGGCAAAGTGAACGCCTATGCATATGGTACGGCCCCCAACACCTTATCATTTGCGGATTTTAAAACTGTGGTTACAGGGTCTGTTGCTTCTACCTTTGATCCCATTCTGGCCCAGATAGTAACCCTGAATAAAGAAGTGGATGCAGATCTCACCTCGGGTTATGCGGCTACCGATATTACCACCCTTGTTACCATTGCCCACTGGGGCGCCACCAATACCGCCAATGGCGCGGCCGTTCCTACACCTGGCCAGATTAATAAAACAACAGATGACGACCGTCGTACCGTTGCGGTAAATTTACTGAAGCCATTATTCCTGCAACTGAACCTGGCCTATCAAAGCACCGTAATGAGCTCGGCTTCCGCTTACACAAAAACACTCGAAGATTCACTGGTACTTTCTTTCCCGATCTATAAAACTATTGTTACCGGCACCGCCAACAGCATGAGCAGTATGCCGCCCAGTGGCGCTGTAGTAGGCGTATATGCTGCTACGGACCGCACCAGAGGTGTATGGAAAGCGCCGGCCAACGTATCGCTGGCCAATGTAATTGGTCCCGATACCGCCTTCACAGCTTCTGAACTGGATGCCCTGAATGTGGATGCGGTATCCGGTAAATCAATCAACGCCATTCGCGCCTTTACCGGTAAAGGCACGCTGATCTTTGGCGCCCGCACGCTGGCTGGTAATGATAATGAATGGCGCTATATAAGTGTTCGCCGTTTCTTTAATATGGTGGAAGAAAGCACCAAAAAAGCTACCGAGCCATTTGTGTTTGAACCCAACGATGCCAATACCTGGGTACGGGTGCAGGGTATGATTGAAAACTTCCTGACCACTTTATGGCGGCAGGGGGCTTTGCAGGGAGCCAAACCAGAGCATGCTTTTTATGTAGCGGTTGGCCTGGGTAAAACCATGACGGCATTGGATATTCTTGAAGGCCGCATGATTATCGAAATAGGAATGGCGGTTGTTCGTCCGGCGGAATTTATTATCCTGCGCTTCTCGCATAAGATGGCAGAGAGCTAG
- a CDS encoding GPW/gp25 family protein has product MAKDFINDEFLGRGWSFPPTFNARLKEVEMVEKQEDIEQSLQVLLTTALGERVMEPKYGCNMDELVFEALNTATKTIIKDKVKTAILYFEPRIDPKKIELNTTNEPEGEVLIEIEYVVRTTNNRFNFVFPYYRNEATELNLLTTNDGVSL; this is encoded by the coding sequence ATGGCGAAAGATTTTATCAATGATGAATTTTTGGGACGGGGCTGGAGCTTTCCACCCACCTTCAATGCCCGGTTGAAGGAAGTGGAAATGGTAGAGAAGCAGGAAGACATCGAGCAAAGTCTGCAGGTGCTGTTAACCACCGCCCTTGGCGAACGCGTAATGGAACCCAAATACGGATGTAATATGGATGAGTTGGTTTTTGAAGCGTTGAATACAGCCACCAAAACCATTATCAAGGATAAGGTGAAAACGGCCATCCTTTATTTTGAACCACGCATCGATCCGAAGAAGATAGAACTGAATACTACCAATGAACCGGAAGGCGAAGTGCTGATAGAGATAGAATATGTGGTTAGAACCACCAACAACCGGTTCAATTTTGTTTTCCCTTATTACCGCAACGAAGCTACCGAACTGAATTTATTAACTACTAACGACGGTGTATCATTATAA
- a CDS encoding baseplate J/gp47 family protein codes for MSNCNDNKNPLQHNGTSQAERLLPGLQTGYVQVNEKEYADWIVFAAEFAAYLKYYDASNTEAGTWQVFFTSDISALLGTMAVQDIDGYRRQIKERFDYIKDDANAADINAIKRKLHELFSVLFSLAKALDTYLQRLPDNDPEAGNSISLKATLQNSIETRLGPAMQRLIAYHKAATTQTLLQPGDFTGWKVLSTPVVAAETIITNGLSKYWWRNGAADWNTYVSGIAAEASIFGNTAWTEYRRINHAVNHNLFASIFDLFTQNFAKLINEATSSLLTTLGDWNTHPAHYALFLAFLKLFRLAQADINTITQRHLDFYYKEVLQLLPKAAQPNKAHVLVELAKMTDEYALPGGTLLKAGKDSTGKEVLYELDKETVFNKAKVAQLKSIYKGDASGKDNHLLEAGSSTTVLNENRLFAAPVINSDDGLGAKLTSPNKEWHPYVNKHFEEGQLADIAMPNAAIGFAIASHYLYLTEGQRKITIRLAAGSDNAKLYNKHFDCYLTTEKGWLSVQMSAIAAGTMSSTAACAEFTIALAGDIPAITDYAAAVHGGTYNAAVPVLKLILRNTDDEAYEYEALKDIKITALEIKVDVGDMSSVSKTGLKQLLLSGDFGPLDAGKPFLPFGAQPKKDATFVIGNREVFSKQGATIKLNIEWANLPGSQEDIAYNTVYSSTGSPYSYNYSQSKPSPHYPTVKPQFLFDGVWQAKNTGGSAISDVNIFNGVTPGVGVFSGGQAVNDNALVSYSDMYNTYNGASSKGFIRLVLNGDFGHKKYITDLTTYLIEKSLSTYYQKTVGIEPVEPYSPTIQSLYISYSASTLLNLEDVDDTKFAARAAQFFHLYPFGEAEQHKHITGEDPFLLPRFKHEESSATTDHIGEFYIGIANLQPQQAVNILFQVMEGTADPLAIKPSAHIHWSYLSNNQWISFDKNTISDATRQLVQSGIISFVIPAIATTNNTMLPAGHIWLRAAVSQSAEAICKLITVDAQAALVTFSPNDNADDFLEKALPASTIAKLKIPDASVKKVVQPYSSFGGRPKEKEDKFYVRVSERLRHKNRAITIWDYEHLVLENFPQIYKAKCLNHTKLVENPVTHEMEYNEVAPGYVTVITIPDLQNRNDTNPLKPYTNQNTLLEIESYLKTKISCFVNLGVRNPQFEEVRLHFELRLLNGYDDFIFYKERLQQEITQFLTPWAFASDADISFGGKIYKSVLIDFIEERPYVDFITNVQLFHRIDDVTAESGDLDEIVASTARSILVSAQASKHEIVEIVVVAEEGVTECSGGKLTS; via the coding sequence ATGAGCAACTGTAACGACAATAAAAATCCTTTACAGCACAACGGTACCAGTCAGGCGGAAAGGTTATTGCCCGGTCTGCAGACAGGCTATGTGCAGGTGAATGAAAAAGAGTACGCCGACTGGATCGTATTTGCCGCGGAGTTTGCTGCTTATTTAAAGTATTATGATGCTTCCAATACCGAAGCGGGCACCTGGCAGGTTTTTTTTACCAGCGACATTTCCGCCTTGCTGGGCACCATGGCCGTTCAGGATATTGATGGATACCGCCGGCAGATAAAAGAACGGTTCGATTATATAAAGGATGATGCCAATGCGGCGGATATTAATGCCATAAAAAGAAAATTGCATGAATTGTTCAGTGTGCTCTTCTCCCTGGCAAAAGCGTTGGATACGTACCTGCAACGGTTACCTGATAATGATCCGGAGGCGGGTAACTCCATTTCATTAAAAGCTACTTTACAAAATAGCATTGAAACCAGGCTGGGCCCGGCAATGCAACGGTTGATCGCTTATCACAAAGCAGCAACTACACAAACTTTACTACAGCCCGGTGATTTCACGGGCTGGAAAGTGCTGAGCACACCCGTAGTGGCTGCAGAAACGATCATTACAAATGGCCTGTCGAAGTACTGGTGGCGCAATGGGGCGGCCGACTGGAATACCTATGTGAGTGGTATAGCAGCAGAAGCGAGTATTTTCGGTAACACCGCCTGGACCGAATACCGGCGTATAAACCATGCAGTGAACCATAATTTATTTGCCTCCATCTTTGATCTGTTCACCCAGAACTTCGCTAAACTGATCAATGAAGCAACCAGCAGCCTGTTAACCACGCTGGGCGACTGGAATACGCATCCTGCACATTATGCGCTGTTTCTTGCTTTCTTAAAGTTATTCCGGTTGGCGCAGGCAGATATCAATACCATCACGCAACGGCATCTTGATTTCTATTATAAAGAGGTTTTACAATTGTTACCCAAGGCGGCGCAACCCAATAAAGCCCATGTGCTGGTGGAATTGGCAAAAATGACGGATGAGTATGCTTTGCCCGGCGGTACTTTATTGAAAGCCGGTAAGGACAGCACAGGTAAGGAAGTGTTGTATGAGCTGGATAAAGAAACGGTTTTTAACAAAGCCAAAGTAGCACAACTAAAATCGATATATAAAGGCGATGCATCAGGTAAAGACAATCACCTGCTGGAAGCCGGTTCATCAACCACCGTGTTAAATGAGAACCGGCTTTTTGCAGCGCCTGTTATCAACAGTGACGATGGCCTTGGCGCCAAACTCACCTCGCCCAATAAGGAGTGGCATCCGTATGTAAACAAACATTTCGAGGAAGGCCAGCTGGCCGATATCGCCATGCCCAATGCCGCCATTGGGTTTGCTATTGCTTCTCATTATTTATACCTCACCGAAGGGCAAAGAAAGATCACCATCCGGCTGGCGGCAGGCAGCGATAATGCCAAACTGTATAACAAGCATTTCGATTGTTACCTCACTACTGAAAAAGGGTGGCTGTCAGTTCAGATGTCAGCCATAGCAGCAGGTACGATGTCGAGTACGGCAGCCTGTGCTGAATTTACGATTGCATTGGCGGGCGACATTCCCGCCATTACCGATTATGCAGCGGCTGTACATGGCGGCACCTATAATGCAGCTGTTCCGGTGTTGAAGCTTATTCTGAGGAACACGGATGATGAAGCGTATGAATACGAAGCACTTAAGGATATTAAAATAACCGCACTGGAAATAAAGGTGGATGTGGGTGATATGAGCAGTGTGAGTAAAACGGGGTTGAAGCAATTGTTGCTATCGGGAGATTTTGGTCCGTTGGATGCAGGAAAGCCATTTCTGCCATTTGGCGCCCAGCCAAAGAAAGACGCCACCTTTGTGATTGGCAACCGCGAGGTTTTCAGCAAACAGGGTGCAACAATAAAACTTAACATCGAGTGGGCTAATTTGCCCGGCAGCCAGGAAGACATTGCCTATAACACTGTTTACAGTAGTACAGGATCGCCGTACAGTTATAACTATTCACAAAGCAAACCATCGCCACATTACCCAACGGTAAAGCCGCAGTTCCTGTTCGATGGGGTTTGGCAGGCAAAGAATACGGGCGGCTCCGCCATCTCAGATGTAAATATTTTCAATGGGGTTACACCTGGCGTGGGCGTGTTTTCGGGAGGGCAGGCTGTCAATGATAATGCCCTTGTTTCGTATAGCGACATGTACAATACATATAACGGTGCTTCCTCCAAAGGGTTTATTCGTCTGGTGTTGAATGGTGATTTCGGCCATAAGAAGTACATCACCGATCTTACTACATACCTCATTGAAAAATCGTTAAGTACTTATTATCAAAAAACAGTGGGGATAGAACCGGTAGAACCCTATTCGCCCACCATTCAATCGCTGTACATCAGTTATAGCGCAAGTACATTGCTGAACCTGGAAGACGTGGATGATACAAAATTTGCAGCGCGTGCAGCGCAGTTCTTTCATTTGTATCCGTTTGGTGAGGCGGAACAGCATAAACATATTACTGGTGAAGATCCTTTTCTGCTGCCCCGGTTTAAACACGAGGAATCATCTGCCACCACTGATCACATCGGTGAATTTTATATTGGCATCGCCAATCTGCAGCCACAACAGGCGGTAAATATTTTGTTCCAGGTAATGGAGGGTACGGCCGACCCGCTGGCTATAAAACCGTCAGCACATATTCACTGGAGCTATTTATCAAACAACCAATGGATTTCATTCGATAAAAACACCATCAGTGATGCCACGCGCCAACTGGTGCAATCGGGCATCATTTCCTTTGTAATTCCGGCCATTGCTACCACCAATAATACCATGCTGCCTGCCGGTCATATCTGGTTACGGGCGGCGGTTTCCCAATCGGCAGAAGCTATTTGCAAATTGATCACTGTAGATGCGCAGGCTGCATTGGTAACCTTTTCACCAAATGACAATGCAGACGATTTCCTGGAAAAAGCATTACCTGCTTCTACCATAGCCAAGCTCAAAATACCCGATGCCTCTGTTAAAAAAGTAGTGCAGCCTTATTCTTCCTTTGGCGGCCGCCCCAAAGAAAAGGAGGATAAATTTTATGTGCGGGTAAGCGAGCGGTTGCGGCACAAGAACCGGGCTATCACCATCTGGGATTATGAACACCTGGTGCTGGAGAATTTCCCGCAGATCTATAAAGCGAAATGTCTTAACCATACCAAACTCGTTGAGAATCCTGTAACGCATGAAATGGAATATAACGAAGTGGCGCCCGGCTATGTGACAGTGATTACCATTCCCGATCTGCAAAACCGGAACGATACCAATCCCTTGAAGCCCTACACCAATCAGAATACCTTGCTGGAGATAGAAAGCTATCTCAAAACAAAGATCTCCTGTTTTGTTAACCTGGGCGTGCGGAACCCGCAGTTTGAAGAAGTGCGGTTGCATTTTGAGTTGCGGCTTTTAAATGGATATGATGATTTTATTTTTTATAAAGAACGGTTGCAACAGGAGATTACGCAGTTTTTAACACCCTGGGCCTTTGCCAGCGATGCCGATATCTCCTTTGGCGGAAAGATCTATAAATCGGTGCTGATAGATTTTATTGAAGAGCGCCCCTATGTGGATTTTATTACCAATGTGCAGCTGTTTCATCGTATTGACGACGTCACTGCCGAAAGCGGTGACCTGGATGAGATTGTGGCTTCTACTGCGAGAAGCATTTTAGTTTCGGCGCAGGCGTCGAAGCATGAGATTGTTGAGATAGTTGTTGTTGCTGAAGAGGGTGTTACGGAGTGTAGTGGGGGTAAGTTGACCAGTTGA
- a CDS encoding PAAR domain-containing protein produces the protein MPAAARVGDMHVCPMVTGVVPHVGGPVLPAGCATVLIGGMPAARVGDMLTCTGPPDVIIAGSATVFIGGMPAARMGDNTAHGGTITLGCVTVIIG, from the coding sequence ATGCCTGCTGCAGCAAGAGTAGGAGATATGCACGTATGTCCAATGGTTACCGGTGTTGTGCCGCATGTGGGCGGACCCGTTCTGCCGGCAGGTTGCGCTACGGTTTTGATTGGTGGTATGCCGGCGGCAAGAGTGGGCGATATGTTAACCTGTACCGGTCCGCCGGATGTGATTATTGCCGGTTCGGCCACTGTGTTTATCGGTGGCATGCCGGCCGCAAGAATGGGTGATAACACGGCACATGGCGGTACCATTACCCTTGGTTGTGTAACCGTAATAATTGGCTGA
- a CDS encoding DUF5908 family protein, translated as MPVEIRELVIKVTVNQPSQGQQPSAVPAMGAKADDDKEAIISQCVDEILGIIENKKER; from the coding sequence ATGCCGGTAGAGATAAGAGAACTGGTTATAAAAGTTACCGTAAACCAACCATCGCAGGGGCAGCAACCATCTGCTGTACCAGCAATGGGCGCCAAAGCGGATGATGACAAGGAAGCCATCATTTCACAATGTGTGGATGAAATACTGGGGATCATCGAAAATAAAAAAGAACGATAA
- a CDS encoding phage tail protein has translation MVTAGGYYPPVGFHFSVKFLNIGNDNDVRFQSVSGLSVEYDTESFKEGGENRFEHKLPVRTKYPDLSLKRGMLLDSQLIDWFLGILQNRDFKNNQPAELDIMLLNEQHQPLKTWHVYRAWPKKWSVSDFNAQENSLVVETLDLSYSYFTLPK, from the coding sequence ATGGTGACTGCAGGCGGCTATTATCCCCCGGTAGGGTTTCACTTTAGTGTAAAGTTCCTGAATATCGGGAACGATAACGATGTGCGTTTTCAATCGGTTTCGGGACTGAGTGTTGAGTACGATACGGAATCGTTCAAGGAAGGCGGCGAGAACCGGTTCGAGCATAAGCTACCCGTTCGAACAAAGTATCCTGATCTTTCGCTGAAAAGAGGGATGCTGCTCGATTCGCAACTGATCGATTGGTTCCTGGGCATTTTACAGAACCGGGACTTTAAAAATAACCAACCGGCCGAACTTGATATTATGCTGTTGAACGAGCAACATCAGCCATTGAAAACCTGGCATGTGTACAGGGCATGGCCTAAGAAATGGAGTGTGAGTGATTTCAATGCGCAGGAAAATTCACTTGTAGTGGAAACGCTCGACCTGAGTTATAGTTACTTCACCCTTCCAAAATAA